CTGACGCAGCGACCAGCCGAGCGCGTGCGCCATGGACGTACCGGTGAGACCCGGGTCGGCGGCGTGTTCACGGACGTAGCGGCGGACCATCGTCTCCACGTCGGTGAGTTGGCCCGCCCCGTCGGGGCGGTCGTCGCCGAGGGTGAGCATGCACAGCAGCTCGACGACGCGGTCGGAGACGGCGTTGAAGTGCGCGTCGGTGAGATGGTCCCGCTCCGCGTGCAGGTCGCCGATCATGGAGCTCACCACCCGGCCGAGCCCCCTGCTCAGATCGAGCCCGGTGGCAAGCGGCGACTTGCGGTTCAGTGGGCCGTCCATCTCACGCGCGGGGATGGTGAGGACGAACGCGTGCGTCGAGGCGTCCTGGAGGCACTCGAAGGGCGCCCCGAAGCTGACGAGGGTGCCGGTGCCCGGTGTCAGCCGGGCCTCCTGGCCGTCCTGTCGCAGCACGATCTCCCCGCTGAGCGGCAGCAGTAATCGGTAGTCCTCGTCGGGGTCCTGGCGGACCTGGCGCGCGGTCCTGCTGTACGCGACCTCGTCCGACCAGAACTTGACGAGCTGATAGCGCTCGGTGCGCTGGCGGACCGTCGCGCCACGGAAGTCGTCGGTGCGCGCGTACCGGTAGCCCATTCTGGACTGGTGGGACCCGACGTGCTCGCTCCAGAAGTCGGCCCGCTCGTGCGGATCCACCTCCGCGGTCGTCCGTGTTTCCACGATGTAGCTTTCCGCGGACAATGCCACCCTCAACTCCCGTGCAGCGAGCGGTAGTTACTCCACGTCAGCCTAGTGCATACAGTCCGTGCGCCCCACGGCAACTTCCTTGCGCGCGACGGCAAGCGCTTGTGCCGACGGGTGGCTAGGGTCGTGCGACCCGTCAACTTGCATATGCCATTGAGGACCTCATGACCGAACGGATACCGGAGGCGGCGTTCTGGTGCCTGGCCGTCGGGCTGCTCGCCGTCATCGTGCTGCTGGTGCGCCAGCGCGGGATCACGAGACGGCAGCGCGGCCGGAGCGCCGAGCTCGCGGACGCGCTGCGGGCCCGGGACGAGGAGCTGCGCCATCTGGTCGCGGTCCGCCTGCCCGCGCTCGACAGCGCCCCGCACCAGCCCGCCTCCGCGACGGGGCACCACCACTCCGTGACGGGTCGC
This portion of the Streptomyces mirabilis genome encodes:
- a CDS encoding AraC family transcriptional regulator, with amino-acid sequence METRTTAEVDPHERADFWSEHVGSHQSRMGYRYARTDDFRGATVRQRTERYQLVKFWSDEVAYSRTARQVRQDPDEDYRLLLPLSGEIVLRQDGQEARLTPGTGTLVSFGAPFECLQDASTHAFVLTIPAREMDGPLNRKSPLATGLDLSRGLGRVVSSMIGDLHAERDHLTDAHFNAVSDRVVELLCMLTLGDDRPDGAGQLTDVETMVRRYVREHAADPGLTGTSMAHALGWSLRQIQLALQRAGTTPRDLIREERLRLVRERLQCGDCEHLTITDLAFTSGFSSASALSTAFRQRYGVSPREMRSGGRRP